A genomic stretch from Chloroflexota bacterium includes:
- the rsmH gene encoding 16S rRNA (cytosine(1402)-N(4))-methyltransferase RsmH, whose protein sequence is MGEGHLPVLVDEVLASLAVGPGSSIADCTVGGGGHAERLLEASSPDGRLLGLDADRAAILETQRTLARFGDRVILRQANFSALYDEARAADLIPLDAVLFDLGLSSYQLADARRGFSFAADAPPDMRFDEDRGLSALELIDRSSQRELAGILATFGEERRAGRIATAILAARAEGRLVTAADLAQVVAAAVPTSRADAGRIHPATRTFQALRIAVNRELEVLTPALAGALAALRAGGRLAVISYHSGEDRIVKRFMARESRDCVEEPLPPVCLCGHRAQLRPIARRGITPTAAEVSRNRRARSARLRAAIKLAPAGA, encoded by the coding sequence ATGGGAGAAGGGCACCTGCCGGTCCTCGTCGACGAGGTTCTTGCCTCGTTGGCGGTGGGTCCCGGCAGCTCCATCGCAGACTGCACGGTCGGCGGCGGTGGGCACGCCGAGCGGCTCTTGGAGGCCTCGTCCCCGGATGGCCGCCTGCTCGGCCTCGACGCCGATCGGGCGGCCATCCTGGAGACGCAACGCACGCTCGCCCGCTTCGGCGATCGGGTCATCCTTCGCCAGGCGAACTTCTCGGCGCTCTATGACGAGGCCCGCGCGGCCGACCTCATCCCCCTCGATGCCGTCCTCTTCGACCTCGGCCTCTCGAGCTACCAGCTGGCCGACGCTCGACGCGGCTTCAGCTTCGCGGCCGATGCGCCGCCGGACATGAGATTCGATGAAGATCGTGGTCTATCGGCCCTCGAACTCATCGACCGATCGTCGCAGCGAGAGCTCGCCGGAATCCTCGCGACGTTTGGTGAAGAACGCCGTGCAGGCCGCATCGCGACGGCGATCCTGGCGGCGCGTGCGGAAGGGCGGCTCGTGACAGCCGCCGACCTGGCGCAGGTCGTGGCCGCCGCCGTTCCCACCAGCCGCGCCGATGCCGGACGGATCCACCCCGCCACCCGCACCTTCCAGGCGCTCCGCATCGCCGTCAATCGCGAGCTGGAGGTGCTGACGCCGGCACTGGCCGGGGCCCTCGCGGCACTGCGAGCGGGGGGCCGCCTGGCCGTCATCAGCTACCACTCCGGCGAGGATCGGATCGTGAAGCGCTTCATGGCCCGCGAGAGCCGCGACTGCGTGGAGGAACCGCTCCCGCCCGTCTGCCTGTGCGGGCACCGCGCACAGCTCCGTCCCATCGCCAGGAGGGGCATCACGCCCACCGCCGCCGAGGTGAGTCGCAACCGCCGAGCTCGCAGCGCTCGTCTGCGAGCGGCCATCAAGCTCGCGCCGGCAGGCGCGTAA
- a CDS encoding isocitrate/isopropylmalate dehydrogenase family protein, translated as MTYTVTLIPGDGIGPELSEATVGVLEATGIGFAWEVQQAGEATIATEGTPLPQRVVESIRRNGVAIKGPITTPVGTGFRSVNVGLRLALELYANVRPARSMVGVESRYTDVDLIIVRENTEDLYAGVEHRVGPDAAESIKIITRAASQRIARYAFEYAVRNGRRKVTAVHKANIMKLSDGLFLESCGQVAAEYAGRVEFEDRIVDNMCMQLVQKPDLYDVLVLPNLYGDIVSDLAAGLVGGLGVAPGSNIGETAAVFEAVHGSAPKYAGQNRANPTALILSSALMLRHLGETDAAAGVESAVRAVIAEGRTTTRDLGGSAGTREFAQAVIERL; from the coding sequence GTGACCTACACCGTCACTCTGATCCCCGGCGATGGGATCGGCCCGGAGCTCAGCGAGGCCACCGTCGGTGTCCTCGAGGCGACCGGGATCGGCTTCGCCTGGGAGGTGCAGCAGGCCGGCGAGGCGACCATCGCAACGGAGGGGACACCGCTCCCCCAGCGCGTGGTCGAGAGCATCCGTCGCAACGGGGTGGCGATCAAGGGACCGATCACGACGCCCGTCGGCACGGGGTTCCGCAGCGTGAACGTGGGGCTGCGGCTGGCCCTCGAGCTGTACGCCAACGTCCGCCCGGCCCGCAGCATGGTCGGCGTCGAGTCGCGCTACACAGACGTCGACCTGATCATCGTGCGCGAGAACACCGAGGACCTGTACGCGGGGGTCGAGCACCGAGTCGGGCCCGATGCGGCGGAGAGCATCAAGATCATCACCCGCGCCGCCTCGCAGCGGATCGCGCGCTACGCGTTCGAGTACGCGGTGCGCAACGGGCGGCGCAAGGTCACCGCCGTCCACAAGGCCAACATCATGAAGCTGTCGGACGGCCTCTTCCTGGAGAGCTGCGGCCAGGTGGCGGCCGAATACGCCGGCCGCGTCGAGTTCGAGGACCGGATCGTCGACAACATGTGCATGCAGTTGGTCCAGAAGCCCGACCTGTACGACGTGCTGGTCCTCCCGAACCTGTACGGCGACATCGTGAGCGACCTGGCTGCCGGCCTCGTGGGCGGGCTCGGCGTGGCCCCGGGGTCGAACATCGGCGAGACGGCGGCCGTCTTCGAGGCGGTGCACGGGTCGGCGCCCAAATACGCGGGTCAGAACCGCGCCAACCCGACCGCGCTGATCCTCTCCTCCGCGCTGATGCTCCGCCATCTGGGTGAGACCGATGCCGCCGCCGGAGTCGAATCCGCGGTTCGCGCCGTGATCGCGGAGGGTCGGACCACAACGCGCGACCTCGGCGGGAGCGCCGGGACCCGCGAGTTCGCGCAGGCGGTCATCGAGCGGCTGTAG
- a CDS encoding fumarate reductase/succinate dehydrogenase flavoprotein subunit, producing MTSATPSYETYEHDVLVIGAGGAGLRAAIEAAAAGVSVGLVCKSLLGKAHTVMAEGGVAAALANVAAADTWQTHFRDTMVGGKMLNNWRMAQLHAQEAPERVRELERWGAVFDRTRDGRILQRPFGGHTHPRLAHVGDRTGLEMIRTLQDRAVQSGLAVYMECTTTRLLTDGDRVTGAFGYWRTTGEPVAFAAKAVILATGGIGRAWEVSSNSWEYSGDGHALAYQAGAELIDMEFVQFHPTGMVWPPGVRGLLVTEAVRGEGGILRNRDAERFMWRYLPEERRHEYAETDEEASRWVEALSEGRETDARQPPELSTRDNVARAIHTEVREGRGSGHGGVYLDISYLPPDLVRRKLPSMYEQFRELADVDITAGPMEVGPTCHYVMGGVRVDAETAASTRPGLFAAGEVAGGMHGANRLGGNSLSDLLVFGQRAGAGAVAFAADAPPAGALDEEQLRDAEAELAAPFDRPAGENPYRLHADLQAAMQSLVGIFRTASDLEAALARIAQLRERWETVQVVGLRAFNPGWNLAFELRNMLVCAEAVTRSALQRTETRGAHARLDHPDLDPGWGSRNSTVARDGEQMRVTAEPLPQLPDELRRLITT from the coding sequence GTGACCTCCGCGACCCCGAGCTATGAGACGTACGAGCACGACGTCCTGGTCATCGGCGCCGGGGGCGCGGGGCTCCGGGCCGCAATCGAGGCCGCGGCGGCGGGAGTGTCGGTTGGGTTGGTCTGCAAGTCGCTCCTTGGCAAGGCGCACACCGTGATGGCCGAGGGGGGCGTCGCCGCGGCGCTGGCCAATGTCGCAGCCGCCGACACGTGGCAGACCCACTTCCGCGACACGATGGTCGGCGGCAAGATGCTGAACAACTGGCGGATGGCCCAGCTCCACGCCCAGGAAGCCCCCGAGCGGGTCCGCGAGCTCGAGCGCTGGGGCGCCGTCTTCGATCGCACCCGCGACGGGCGGATTCTTCAGCGCCCCTTCGGCGGCCACACGCATCCGCGCCTGGCACATGTCGGCGACCGCACCGGCCTGGAGATGATCCGCACCCTGCAGGATCGTGCGGTGCAGTCGGGGCTGGCGGTCTACATGGAGTGCACCACCACCCGGCTGCTGACCGACGGCGACCGGGTCACCGGGGCATTCGGGTACTGGCGCACGACCGGCGAGCCGGTGGCCTTCGCGGCAAAGGCGGTGATCCTTGCCACGGGAGGCATCGGCCGTGCGTGGGAGGTCAGTTCGAACTCGTGGGAATACTCGGGCGACGGTCACGCGCTCGCCTACCAGGCGGGCGCGGAGCTGATCGACATGGAGTTCGTCCAGTTTCACCCGACCGGCATGGTCTGGCCGCCTGGCGTGCGGGGCCTGCTCGTCACCGAGGCGGTGCGCGGGGAGGGGGGCATCCTCCGTAACCGCGACGCGGAGCGCTTCATGTGGCGGTACCTGCCCGAAGAGCGTCGCCACGAGTATGCGGAGACCGATGAGGAGGCCAGCCGCTGGGTCGAAGCGCTCAGCGAGGGGCGCGAGACCGACGCGCGTCAGCCCCCTGAGCTGTCGACGCGGGACAACGTGGCCCGCGCGATCCACACCGAGGTGCGCGAGGGTCGCGGATCGGGCCACGGCGGCGTCTACCTTGACATCAGCTACCTCCCGCCGGACCTGGTGCGACGCAAGCTGCCATCCATGTACGAGCAGTTCCGGGAGCTTGCCGACGTGGATATCACCGCCGGACCGATGGAGGTCGGCCCAACCTGCCATTACGTCATGGGCGGCGTACGGGTCGACGCGGAGACCGCGGCCAGTACCCGCCCGGGCCTCTTCGCCGCCGGCGAGGTGGCGGGAGGCATGCATGGCGCCAATCGCCTGGGCGGCAACTCGCTCTCTGACCTGCTCGTCTTCGGCCAGCGTGCCGGTGCCGGGGCAGTCGCGTTCGCGGCGGACGCGCCGCCGGCCGGTGCGCTCGACGAGGAGCAGCTCCGCGATGCCGAGGCGGAGTTGGCGGCACCGTTCGACCGACCGGCGGGCGAGAATCCGTATCGGCTTCATGCTGATCTGCAGGCCGCGATGCAGTCGCTGGTCGGCATCTTCCGGACAGCTTCCGACCTGGAGGCGGCGCTCGCGCGGATCGCGCAGCTGCGGGAGCGCTGGGAGACCGTCCAGGTCGTTGGCTTGCGCGCCTTCAATCCGGGCTGGAACCTGGCATTTGAGCTGCGGAACATGCTGGTCTGTGCCGAGGCGGTCACGCGCAGCGCCCTGCAGCGGACCGAGACCCGCGGCGCGCACGCGCGGCTCGACCATCCGGACCTTGACCCCGGCTGGGGGAGTCGCAACAGCACGGTGGCACGGGACGGCGAGCAGATGCGAGTGACGGCTGAGCCACTTCCCCAGCTGCCCGACGAGCTGCGCCGCCTGATCACGACCTGA
- a CDS encoding penicillin-binding protein 2 translates to MLARTDSRARALFLLLITAMLASLVGGRLVFWQVVDRDRVAAIALNQLAQNEEIPAERGEIRDINGVLLATSVEVQSVYAIPPKIKAGDRDRAASLLASVLGMDADEVRDRLASKDPWVWLQRRIDPQVAQWVATLDIPGVGMLPETQRVYPINGVAPRTTLGAQLLGFVNVDGDGQYGVEGAQDALLAGLPGSVSAQEDVIGRRIADSVYELRPPVDGADLQLTLDAGLQHILEETMWGTYRKNVAQGVTGLVMDVHTGAIMAMASFPSFDANTYGNTDPALFTDPAVSRQYEPGSVMKAFTVAAALDAGAIDLRTTVLDDNNLRIAGVRIQNADRYTKPHGNGEITAGDVLNLSDNVGAAKIGLLLGRQPLYEAFKRFGFGSPTGVDIAGEAPGVVWNPDGPNATGDLTAAQNAFGQGLSVTAVQLVAGYCAIANGGTLVTPHVIAGWTGPDGMYHATDVQRGERIMREETATTMVRLLTDAVDNGRAQPAAIPGYSIAGKTGTAEVAGPKTERVRVGTDAAGDPIYEMRTHLVYQHGWIDSSFISIMPANDPQFVTLILIHRPVTWGLYRMAQTPVSVFRTMAPQIFDYLAIAPDRIVSPVAAK, encoded by the coding sequence GTGCTCGCCAGGACTGACAGCCGTGCCCGCGCCCTGTTCCTGCTGCTCATCACGGCCATGCTCGCCAGCCTCGTCGGAGGGCGTCTCGTCTTCTGGCAGGTGGTGGACCGGGATCGGGTCGCGGCGATCGCACTGAATCAGCTCGCTCAGAACGAGGAGATCCCTGCCGAGCGGGGCGAGATCCGCGACATCAACGGCGTGTTGCTGGCGACCTCGGTCGAGGTCCAGTCGGTGTATGCCATCCCGCCGAAGATCAAGGCGGGCGATCGGGATCGGGCGGCCAGCCTGCTCGCATCAGTGCTGGGGATGGACGCGGACGAGGTGCGGGACCGGCTCGCCAGCAAGGATCCATGGGTCTGGCTGCAGCGGCGCATCGATCCGCAGGTGGCTCAATGGGTTGCCACCCTCGACATCCCCGGGGTCGGGATGCTCCCCGAGACGCAGCGGGTCTATCCAATCAACGGAGTGGCACCCAGGACCACGCTCGGCGCACAGCTGCTCGGCTTCGTGAACGTGGACGGCGACGGGCAGTATGGGGTCGAGGGCGCGCAGGATGCGCTCCTGGCAGGGCTGCCGGGATCGGTGAGCGCGCAAGAGGATGTCATCGGCCGGCGAATCGCCGATTCGGTCTATGAGCTGCGGCCCCCCGTCGATGGCGCAGACCTGCAGCTGACGCTGGACGCAGGACTGCAGCACATCCTCGAGGAGACGATGTGGGGCACCTATCGGAAGAACGTTGCCCAGGGGGTGACCGGGCTGGTGATGGACGTGCACACCGGCGCGATCATGGCGATGGCGTCGTTCCCATCATTTGACGCCAATACGTATGGGAACACCGACCCGGCCCTCTTCACGGACCCGGCCGTGAGCCGCCAGTACGAGCCCGGATCGGTGATGAAGGCCTTCACCGTCGCCGCCGCGCTCGATGCCGGCGCGATCGACCTGCGGACGACGGTGCTCGACGACAACAACCTGCGGATCGCGGGCGTCCGCATCCAGAACGCCGACCGCTACACCAAGCCCCACGGCAACGGCGAAATCACGGCGGGTGACGTGCTGAACCTGTCGGACAACGTCGGCGCCGCCAAGATCGGCCTCCTTCTTGGCAGGCAGCCGTTGTACGAGGCATTCAAGCGCTTTGGATTCGGCTCGCCGACGGGTGTCGATATCGCCGGCGAGGCCCCGGGCGTGGTCTGGAACCCGGATGGGCCGAACGCGACCGGCGACCTGACGGCCGCCCAGAATGCGTTCGGGCAGGGCCTGAGCGTGACCGCCGTGCAGCTCGTCGCCGGCTACTGCGCCATCGCCAACGGCGGGACGCTGGTGACGCCGCACGTCATCGCCGGCTGGACCGGACCCGATGGCATGTATCACGCCACCGACGTTCAGAGGGGCGAGCGGATCATGCGCGAGGAGACGGCCACGACGATGGTCCGGCTCCTGACCGACGCAGTCGACAACGGCCGGGCTCAGCCGGCCGCCATCCCGGGCTACTCGATCGCCGGCAAGACCGGGACGGCCGAGGTCGCCGGGCCAAAGACGGAGCGCGTGCGGGTGGGGACCGATGCCGCCGGGGATCCGATCTACGAGATGAGGACCCACCTCGTCTACCAGCACGGCTGGATCGACTCTTCGTTCATCTCGATCATGCCGGCCAACGACCCGCAGTTCGTGACCCTGATCCTGATCCACCGACCGGTGACCTGGGGCCTCTATCGGATGGCCCAGACCCCGGTGAGCGTCTTCCGGACCATGGCGCCCCAGATCTTCGACTACCTGGCCATCGCTCCCGACAGAATCGTGTCGCCGGTCGCCGCTAAATGA
- the mraZ gene encoding division/cell wall cluster transcriptional repressor MraZ, with amino-acid sequence MQSSFLTGEFRHTLDDRSRVAVPVRFRQRLAQGATLARWLDHCLGLFPHDAWDELAGKISALPLTNPRAREFARFMSSGAVEVELDKQGRILVPGYLREYAGLSDGEVVVVGALNRLEIWAPAAWLPYRSKIEDEPEALAEHLADLGI; translated from the coding sequence ATGCAGTCTTCATTCCTGACCGGCGAATTCCGGCACACGCTCGACGATCGCAGTCGCGTCGCCGTCCCCGTGCGCTTTCGGCAGCGCCTGGCACAGGGAGCCACGCTCGCTCGCTGGCTCGACCACTGCCTTGGCCTCTTCCCGCACGACGCGTGGGATGAGCTCGCCGGGAAGATCTCGGCGCTGCCGCTGACCAACCCCCGCGCCCGCGAGTTCGCGCGCTTCATGTCGTCCGGTGCGGTGGAGGTCGAGCTCGACAAGCAGGGTCGGATCCTCGTGCCGGGATACCTGCGCGAGTACGCCGGCCTCTCCGACGGGGAAGTGGTGGTGGTGGGGGCGCTCAACCGACTCGAGATCTGGGCGCCGGCTGCCTGGCTGCCGTATCGCTCCAAGATCGAGGACGAGCCAGAGGCGCTCGCCGAACACCTTGCCGATCTCGGGATCTGA
- a CDS encoding ribonuclease HI family protein, which translates to MTTDDPLRLLIYTDGAARGNPGPAGLGAVLRDAQTGAVLAELARFLGVRTNNYAEWTAVEEALREALLLGASHVDLRMDSELVARQLSGRYRVKHPDLKPIHARVMAMLGQLSSYTVGHVPRELNKDADRLSNVAIDERR; encoded by the coding sequence GTGACGACGGATGACCCTCTGCGCCTCCTGATCTACACCGATGGCGCGGCCCGCGGCAACCCGGGCCCAGCCGGCCTGGGCGCGGTCCTCCGCGACGCGCAGACCGGCGCCGTCCTCGCCGAGCTCGCGCGCTTCCTGGGTGTTCGTACCAACAACTACGCCGAATGGACGGCGGTCGAGGAAGCGCTGCGCGAAGCGCTCCTGTTGGGCGCCAGCCACGTCGACCTGCGGATGGACTCTGAGCTGGTGGCGCGCCAGCTCAGCGGCCGCTATCGCGTCAAGCATCCCGATCTCAAGCCGATCCATGCTCGTGTGATGGCGATGCTCGGCCAGCTCAGCAGTTACACGGTCGGCCACGTGCCGCGCGAGCTGAACAAGGACGCCGATCGGCTCTCGAACGTCGCCATCGACGAACGGCGATAG
- a CDS encoding succinate dehydrogenase has protein sequence MTATRLSNPQGTARQGLGATSRRDPWWLVPGIIAGGFGTFIAYSLFSALIWEPLFHVPYEVDGYLSPLFSPLLFKESLPVWFSPAILILWVPLGFRTTCYYYRKAYYRSYFADPPACAVGEPRIHRCYAMERAFPFILQNIHRYFLYLAFIPLFFLWVDAVIPLWNTGQIRIGLGTPLLLVNAALLTGYSLSCHSLRHLAGGRLDSFSCGVAARMRYGAWQRLTGLNERHMLWAWVSLVSVALADLYIRLLAAGVIVDPAIRL, from the coding sequence ATGACCGCCACGCGCCTGAGTAACCCACAAGGAACGGCTCGGCAGGGTCTCGGGGCCACCAGCCGGCGCGACCCGTGGTGGCTGGTGCCGGGGATCATCGCCGGCGGCTTCGGGACCTTCATCGCGTACTCGCTCTTCTCCGCGCTGATCTGGGAGCCGCTCTTTCACGTTCCGTACGAGGTCGACGGCTACCTCTCGCCGCTCTTCTCGCCACTCCTCTTTAAGGAGTCGCTGCCGGTCTGGTTCTCGCCCGCGATCCTGATCCTGTGGGTCCCGCTGGGGTTCCGGACGACCTGCTACTACTACCGGAAGGCGTATTACCGCTCCTACTTCGCCGATCCGCCCGCGTGCGCGGTAGGTGAGCCGCGCATTCATCGGTGCTACGCGATGGAGCGGGCCTTCCCCTTCATCCTCCAGAACATCCACCGCTACTTCCTGTACCTGGCCTTCATCCCGCTCTTCTTCCTGTGGGTCGACGCGGTGATCCCGCTCTGGAATACCGGGCAGATCCGGATCGGCCTGGGCACCCCCCTCCTCCTCGTCAACGCCGCACTGCTGACGGGCTACTCGCTCTCCTGTCACTCGCTGCGCCACCTCGCCGGCGGGCGGCTCGACTCCTTCTCCTGCGGCGTGGCCGCGAGGATGCGCTATGGGGCGTGGCAGCGACTCACCGGCCTCAATGAGCGGCACATGCTGTGGGCATGGGTCAGCCTCGTTTCGGTCGCGCTGGCCGATCTCTACATCCGGCTCCTGGCGGCCGGGGTGATCGTGGATCCGGCAATCCGGCTGTGA
- a CDS encoding succinate dehydrogenase/fumarate reductase iron-sulfur subunit — protein sequence MSTARTFAFRFLQVFRGGPEDEGEYVEYSVPVEEGMVVLDALHWIQAHEAPDLAVRWNCKAAKCGSCGAEVNGRPTLTCKTRLSDLPAGEPIRVEPMRTFPLIRDLVADVSWNYDVNRRIQPFTPPEDAPEEAWRWQQEDIERVQEFRKCIECFLCQDVCHVLRNHETKDPFMGPRFLVRVAGLELHPMDRADRRRDLKDDGGIGYCNITKCCTEVCPEHIKITDNAIIPLKERVADAYYDPVQAFWRRVAESGAAKPPPRDDG from the coding sequence TTGTCCACTGCCCGCACCTTCGCTTTCCGGTTCCTCCAGGTCTTTCGCGGCGGCCCGGAGGACGAGGGCGAGTACGTCGAGTACTCCGTGCCGGTGGAGGAGGGGATGGTCGTGCTCGACGCCCTCCACTGGATCCAGGCGCACGAGGCGCCGGATCTCGCCGTGCGCTGGAACTGCAAGGCGGCCAAGTGCGGGTCCTGCGGTGCCGAGGTCAACGGCCGGCCGACGCTCACCTGCAAGACGCGGCTCAGCGACCTGCCGGCCGGCGAGCCGATCCGGGTCGAGCCGATGAGAACCTTCCCGCTCATCCGAGACCTCGTCGCCGACGTCTCCTGGAACTACGACGTCAACCGCAGAATCCAGCCATTCACCCCGCCGGAGGACGCTCCCGAGGAGGCGTGGCGCTGGCAGCAAGAGGACATCGAGCGAGTCCAGGAGTTTCGGAAATGCATCGAGTGCTTCCTGTGCCAGGACGTGTGCCACGTGCTGCGCAACCACGAGACCAAGGATCCGTTCATGGGGCCGCGCTTCCTGGTTCGGGTCGCAGGCCTGGAGCTGCACCCGATGGATCGCGCCGACCGCCGGCGCGATCTGAAGGACGACGGCGGGATCGGATACTGCAACATCACCAAGTGCTGCACCGAGGTCTGCCCCGAGCACATCAAGATCACCGACAACGCCATTATCCCCCTCAAGGAGCGCGTTGCCGATGCCTATTACGACCCCGTCCAGGCGTTCTGGCGACGAGTCGCCGAGTCGGGTGCGGCGAAGCCGCCTCCCCGTGACGACGGATGA
- the murF gene encoding UDP-N-acetylmuramoyl-tripeptide--D-alanyl-D-alanine ligase encodes MRLVDSADPVAGSSVPPSIRLDDLLAATGARLLGPTSITSFATAAVDSRNVVPGCCFVALRGERTDGHGFAADAVRAGATVLIIERPVELPAGADVAVLQVGDALMALQEMAAWWRARSGVRVVGITGSTGKTIAKEIVADVLSRTLRVLRNEGNLNSETGLPMTLLKLEPSHQVGVLEMSMYSEGEIARLAEIARPEVGVVLAVHPTHLERAGSLDAIARAKAELPAALPADGLAVLNFDDPRVRAMRDVTTAAVLTFGLGPDADVRASEVESHGVDGTIFNVEAPWGRRRLRSATPGRHLVPHALAAAAVAQHFGVPLDEVGEALAAGSHAEHRMAVVEATAGATIIDDTYNASPVSVAAALEFLGESPLAPGRARYAVLGDMLELGPGEEQLHREVGAMAAGVANALVTVGERGRWIAEGARAAGLGRVTTVRDADEAVLAVERDLAPGVGDLLLVKASRGIELDRLVGALVGQPAGHP; translated from the coding sequence ATGAGGCTGGTAGACTCGGCCGACCCCGTTGCAGGGAGCAGCGTGCCACCGTCAATCCGGCTCGACGATCTCCTGGCTGCCACCGGGGCCCGTCTCCTCGGGCCGACGAGCATCACCTCCTTCGCCACCGCCGCGGTTGACTCTCGCAATGTCGTTCCGGGCTGTTGCTTCGTTGCTCTCCGGGGCGAGCGGACCGACGGCCACGGCTTCGCAGCCGATGCCGTGCGCGCCGGCGCCACGGTCCTCATCATCGAGCGCCCGGTCGAGCTCCCGGCCGGGGCGGACGTTGCCGTGCTGCAGGTCGGAGACGCGCTGATGGCCCTCCAGGAGATGGCCGCCTGGTGGCGCGCCCGTTCGGGCGTTCGCGTGGTCGGCATCACCGGCTCGACCGGCAAGACGATCGCCAAGGAGATCGTCGCCGATGTCCTCTCCCGCACCCTGCGCGTCCTTCGCAACGAGGGCAACCTGAACAGCGAGACTGGCCTGCCGATGACCCTCCTCAAGCTGGAGCCCTCGCACCAGGTGGGCGTTCTCGAGATGAGCATGTACTCGGAGGGCGAGATCGCCCGGCTTGCCGAGATCGCTCGCCCGGAGGTGGGCGTGGTGCTGGCCGTCCACCCCACTCACCTGGAGCGTGCCGGCAGCCTCGATGCGATCGCCCGTGCCAAGGCAGAGCTTCCGGCCGCGCTGCCGGCCGATGGGCTGGCAGTGCTCAATTTCGACGACCCCAGGGTCCGGGCCATGCGCGACGTCACCACGGCAGCGGTGCTCACCTTCGGCCTCGGGCCGGACGCCGACGTGCGCGCGTCGGAGGTCGAGTCGCACGGGGTGGACGGCACGATTTTCAACGTCGAGGCGCCCTGGGGGCGGCGGCGGCTGCGCTCGGCGACCCCGGGCCGCCACCTGGTGCCGCATGCGCTGGCCGCGGCCGCGGTGGCCCAGCACTTCGGCGTCCCCCTCGACGAGGTGGGGGAGGCGCTGGCGGCGGGGAGCCACGCCGAGCATCGCATGGCGGTGGTCGAGGCCACGGCCGGAGCGACCATCATCGACGACACCTACAACGCCTCGCCGGTCTCGGTCGCCGCCGCGCTCGAATTCCTGGGCGAGAGTCCGCTGGCTCCGGGTCGCGCGCGCTACGCGGTCCTCGGCGACATGCTCGAGTTGGGGCCAGGTGAGGAGCAGCTGCATCGCGAGGTCGGGGCCATGGCGGCGGGTGTTGCCAACGCGCTGGTGACTGTCGGCGAGCGCGGCCGCTGGATCGCCGAGGGGGCGCGGGCGGCCGGACTCGGCCGCGTGACCACGGTTCGCGACGCCGACGAGGCCGTGCTGGCGGTCGAGCGTGACCTGGCGCCCGGCGTCGGCGACCTGCTGCTGGTGAAGGCATCGCGCGGGATCGAGCTCGACCGACTGGTGGGGGCACTCGTCGGCCAGCCAGCGGGGCATCCCTGA